In one Thermanaerovibrio velox DSM 12556 genomic region, the following are encoded:
- the cls gene encoding cardiolipin synthase: MRRRSFSIALLILLVPFGLLLLLNLRSSRAALFWLLKSWSHGGLLEELLNLLRDTARQVLKTAASPVMVAAYGTIVGIIILLENRNPDRTVAWLMVLAFVPLLGLGLYLLLGPRFASAKRLRQRHLITSRRRQRSQRPLVSSSDPGPGDGLDGASRLLSLVGESLPLGYRELLVTSDSSSAFGALFSAVEGAREFVHCEFFSISDDRTGQAFGELLKAKARQGVQVRLLYDGVGSWGLRHRFVEDLREAGVKTAPFLPISFPMFRREFNYRNHRKIAVVDGQVGFIGGFNIGDKYMGLSKRLSPWRDTMARFTGQAAMGLDNLFRRDWLFAASEELPLHTLCPKPSPPFVQLAQGGPDSPHEDLIKHAYLAVINGSRRRLWITTPYLVPGQEILWALTNASLRGVDVRVVIPSIPDHFTVFWASRYHVRELLESGVRVYLYRRGFIHAKTLIADDSTASVGTVNMDVRSLEINYEAQAFVFDPRAVERLEADFVKDFMDSQEVTFDQWRDRPLGHRLLESSFRLLSPEL, translated from the coding sequence ATGCGCCGGAGGTCCTTCTCGATAGCACTGCTGATCCTTTTGGTGCCGTTTGGGCTGCTCCTCCTGCTGAACCTGAGGTCCAGCAGGGCGGCCCTCTTCTGGCTTCTTAAGAGCTGGTCCCACGGGGGGCTCCTGGAGGAGCTCTTGAACCTCCTCCGGGACACCGCAAGGCAGGTCCTTAAGACCGCCGCCAGCCCCGTGATGGTGGCCGCCTACGGGACCATCGTGGGCATCATCATCCTGCTCGAAAACCGCAACCCCGACAGGACGGTGGCTTGGCTCATGGTACTGGCCTTCGTGCCCCTCCTGGGGCTTGGGCTTTACCTGCTCCTGGGCCCCCGGTTCGCCTCCGCCAAGAGGCTGAGGCAGCGGCACCTAATAACGTCCCGCAGGCGCCAGAGATCTCAAAGGCCCCTGGTATCATCCAGTGACCCGGGCCCTGGGGACGGGTTGGACGGGGCATCCAGGCTGCTGTCCCTCGTGGGGGAGTCGTTACCCCTGGGATACCGGGAGCTGCTGGTGACATCGGATTCCTCGTCCGCCTTCGGGGCCCTCTTCTCCGCCGTAGAGGGGGCCAGGGAGTTCGTCCACTGCGAGTTCTTCTCCATCTCGGACGACCGGACCGGACAGGCCTTTGGGGAACTCCTCAAGGCCAAGGCCCGGCAAGGGGTTCAGGTCCGGCTCCTTTACGACGGGGTTGGCAGCTGGGGGCTCCGGCACCGGTTCGTGGAGGACCTGAGGGAGGCGGGGGTGAAGACCGCCCCGTTCCTTCCCATATCGTTCCCCATGTTCCGCAGGGAGTTCAACTACAGGAACCACCGGAAGATCGCGGTGGTGGACGGGCAGGTGGGGTTCATCGGCGGTTTCAACATAGGGGACAAGTACATGGGGCTTTCAAAGCGCCTGAGTCCCTGGCGGGACACCATGGCGAGGTTCACGGGTCAGGCCGCCATGGGGCTGGACAACCTGTTCCGGAGGGACTGGCTCTTCGCCGCCTCGGAGGAGCTGCCCCTCCACACCCTTTGCCCCAAGCCCAGTCCCCCCTTCGTCCAGCTGGCCCAAGGAGGCCCCGACTCACCCCACGAGGACCTCATAAAGCACGCTTACCTGGCGGTGATAAACGGTTCCCGACGGCGCCTTTGGATCACCACCCCGTACCTGGTACCAGGCCAGGAGATCCTCTGGGCCCTCACCAACGCATCCCTCCGGGGGGTGGACGTGCGGGTGGTGATACCGTCCATCCCGGACCATTTCACCGTCTTCTGGGCATCCCGCTATCACGTAAGGGAGCTCCTGGAGTCGGGGGTACGGGTGTACCTGTATCGGCGGGGGTTCATCCACGCGAAGACCCTGATAGCGGACGACTCCACCGCATCGGTGGGAACGGTCAACATGGACGTTCGAAGCCTGGAGATAAACTACGAGGCCCAGGCCTTCGTGTTCGACCCCAGGGCGGTGGAGAGGCTGGAGGCGGACTTCGTAAAGGATTTCATGGACAGCCAGGAGGTAACGTTCGACCAGTGGCGGGATAGGCCCTTGGGGCACCGGCTCCTTGAGTCCTCATTCCGCCTCCTTTCCCCGGAGCTCTAG
- a CDS encoding metallophosphoesterase yields MRAVESLRRDRLGHSLSALGAFLLLGLTLWAYRRWVYPFDGAVTAMIVLVPLAAFPFIRHLIRVPAGLSWLFRLFEEGSYLMVPLCFLWAVLVWVVLALRALWLPLVMLGLPPAWPFAFLRPPLDLWLSLVGAIGAVAFGLKEASSVQVRRFVIASPDIPRGLSLRVVQISDLHLGMVNDRPFVRRLVAAIKDLRPDMLVSTGDLLDGPAEGLEDVAEQLRSVAPPLGAFAVLGNHEHYAGDRMAEEFHRLCGFKVLRNEAVSSGPVVMAGVDDAPRASLSREDREGEDRFWEGLKRPEGAFVIGLKHRPALRRASAGKFHLMLCGHVHGGQIFPFSLLARSAYRHSMGLVGLKGPFRESLMYVSAGTGTWGAPVRLLAPPEVTVFDLIFGLELRGKEAE; encoded by the coding sequence ATGAGGGCCGTTGAATCGCTCCGCCGGGACAGGCTGGGGCACTCCTTGTCTGCCCTGGGGGCCTTCTTGCTGCTGGGGTTGACCTTGTGGGCCTACAGGAGATGGGTCTACCCATTCGATGGGGCGGTTACGGCCATGATAGTCCTGGTGCCCCTCGCGGCCTTCCCGTTCATCCGCCACCTCATAAGGGTTCCCGCGGGGCTCTCGTGGCTCTTCAGGCTTTTCGAGGAGGGGTCGTACCTCATGGTCCCCCTCTGTTTCCTATGGGCGGTGCTGGTGTGGGTGGTGCTGGCACTTAGGGCCCTCTGGCTGCCCCTGGTGATGCTGGGGCTTCCCCCCGCCTGGCCCTTCGCCTTCCTAAGGCCCCCTCTGGACCTCTGGCTTTCCCTGGTGGGGGCCATAGGAGCCGTGGCCTTCGGGCTTAAGGAGGCCTCATCCGTCCAGGTCCGCCGGTTCGTAATCGCCTCGCCGGACATCCCAAGGGGCCTATCCCTGCGGGTGGTCCAGATATCGGATCTGCACCTTGGGATGGTGAACGACAGGCCCTTCGTGAGACGCCTGGTGGCCGCCATAAAGGACCTGCGCCCGGACATGTTGGTCTCCACCGGGGACCTGTTGGACGGTCCGGCGGAGGGGCTAGAGGACGTGGCGGAGCAGCTGCGTTCGGTGGCCCCTCCCCTTGGGGCCTTTGCGGTGTTGGGGAATCACGAACACTACGCGGGGGATAGGATGGCGGAGGAGTTCCACCGGCTTTGCGGCTTTAAGGTTCTGAGGAACGAGGCGGTCTCCAGCGGCCCGGTGGTCATGGCGGGGGTGGATGACGCCCCCAGGGCCTCCTTGAGCCGGGAGGACCGGGAGGGGGAGGACCGATTCTGGGAGGGGCTTAAGAGGCCGGAAGGGGCCTTCGTCATAGGCCTGAAACACCGTCCCGCCCTTCGGCGGGCCTCCGCCGGCAAGTTCCACCTCATGCTCTGCGGCCACGTTCACGGGGGGCAGATCTTCCCCTTCTCCCTGCTGGCCCGTTCCGCCTACCGGCACTCCATGGGGCTCGTGGGGCTCAAGGGGCCCTTCCGGGAGAGCCTCATGTACGTGAGCGCCGGCACCGGTACCTGGGGGGCACCGGTGAGGCTGCTGGCCCCCCCGGAGGTCACGGTGTTCGACCTCATATTCGGCCTAGAGCTCCGGGGAAAGGAGGCGGAATGA
- a CDS encoding nucleoside recognition domain-containing protein — protein MELAFKITLGAFKTVKNLAVIVVPLMILMQLARDYKLMERMLGLFSPVSRLLGMSRRAALPLLVGLAFGLAYGAGVIIQVSEEEGLSFKDRFLVVLFLVACHAVVEDTMVFVAVGANGWLLLLSRLSVAVAVTALCARFLPLGAFRVREDEGR, from the coding sequence ATGGAGCTGGCTTTCAAGATAACCCTAGGGGCTTTTAAGACGGTCAAGAACCTGGCGGTGATCGTGGTGCCCCTCATGATCCTCATGCAGCTGGCCCGGGACTACAAACTGATGGAGAGGATGCTGGGGCTCTTCTCCCCGGTCTCCAGGCTGCTCGGCATGTCCAGGCGGGCAGCCCTTCCCCTTCTGGTGGGGCTTGCCTTCGGGCTCGCCTATGGGGCGGGGGTGATAATCCAGGTCTCCGAGGAGGAGGGGTTGTCCTTCAAGGACCGTTTCCTGGTGGTGCTCTTCCTGGTGGCTTGCCATGCGGTGGTGGAGGACACCATGGTCTTCGTGGCGGTGGGGGCCAACGGATGGCTCCTGCTCTTATCCCGGCTTTCCGTGGCGGTGGCGGTGACCGCCCTTTGCGCTAGGTTCCTCCCCCTTGGGGCTTTCAGGGTTCGGGAAGATGAGGGCCGTTGA
- a CDS encoding nucleoside recognition domain-containing protein encodes MDGGWEFFKGSLVRGLRLGLKTTWTLVKISVPVYIVVSLLGATPVIGWISRACEPLMRFFGLPGEAAMVLVIGNALNLYAAIGAMKALALTGHQITTLALMLSFSHNLFVEGALCRRLGLSFWLMAAIRVLMASAAGMVLGMAWGG; translated from the coding sequence TTGGACGGAGGTTGGGAGTTTTTCAAGGGTTCCTTGGTCCGGGGGCTGCGTCTTGGGCTCAAGACCACTTGGACGCTGGTTAAGATATCTGTTCCGGTTTACATCGTGGTGTCCCTCTTGGGGGCCACCCCTGTGATTGGCTGGATATCCAGGGCCTGTGAGCCCCTCATGCGGTTTTTCGGGCTTCCCGGGGAGGCCGCCATGGTGTTGGTGATAGGGAACGCCCTTAACCTGTACGCCGCCATAGGGGCCATGAAGGCCCTGGCGCTCACGGGACACCAGATAACCACCCTGGCCCTGATGCTGTCCTTTTCCCACAACCTATTCGTGGAGGGGGCCCTGTGCCGAAGGCTCGGGCTCTCCTTTTGGCTAATGGCGGCCATAAGGGTGCTCATGGCGTCCGCGGCGGGGATGGTCTTGGGCATGGCTTGGGGGGGCTGA
- a CDS encoding DMT family transporter, whose product MTLLGLFLGLVTACLWALSPILLKVGMRGVRREDINPMRSFGFLGGMTLIALASRSGGFVPSTLWAVPLVVVNVYLGNVLGDYLYFGAIKELGVSRAVAVGSSYPLMVMIVSSLWLGERPSIWHAGATLAIVAGLALLRMERSREEAEAYPLKGYVKALSASLCWGVSIPITKWLVTSGGFSPVGANWWRSLALFVIAWGMWFLGPGKQRSRRAALLKIPLKTWLVLNASGAVGLALGGYTFAVALRICPASLITPITASSPLITALAAVWFMKERLARHQWIGVGMVVLGSGVIGIL is encoded by the coding sequence ATGACTCTGTTAGGACTATTCCTTGGATTAGTTACCGCTTGTCTTTGGGCGCTGTCCCCCATACTGCTCAAGGTGGGGATGAGGGGGGTGAGACGGGAGGACATAAACCCCATGCGGTCCTTTGGGTTCTTAGGCGGTATGACCCTGATAGCCCTGGCGTCTCGGTCCGGGGGGTTCGTTCCGTCCACCCTTTGGGCGGTGCCGCTGGTGGTGGTCAACGTATACCTTGGCAACGTGCTGGGGGACTACCTTTACTTCGGGGCCATAAAGGAGCTGGGGGTGAGCAGGGCTGTTGCGGTGGGGAGTTCCTATCCTCTCATGGTGATGATCGTATCCTCCCTGTGGCTTGGGGAGAGGCCCTCGATCTGGCACGCGGGGGCCACCCTGGCCATAGTGGCGGGGCTTGCCCTCCTTAGGATGGAGAGGTCCCGGGAGGAGGCGGAGGCCTATCCTCTCAAGGGTTACGTTAAGGCCCTGTCCGCTTCCCTATGCTGGGGTGTGAGCATCCCGATAACCAAGTGGCTCGTGACCAGCGGGGGATTCTCCCCGGTGGGGGCCAACTGGTGGAGGTCTTTGGCGCTCTTCGTGATCGCCTGGGGCATGTGGTTCCTGGGTCCGGGCAAGCAGCGTAGCCGGAGGGCGGCGCTGCTCAAGATACCCCTTAAGACGTGGCTCGTGCTCAACGCCTCCGGTGCGGTGGGGTTGGCCCTGGGGGGCTACACCTTTGCGGTGGCCCTGAGGATATGCCCCGCGTCGCTCATAACCCCCATAACCGCCTCCAGCCCTCTCATAACCGCCCTGGCGGCGGTGTGGTTCATGAAGGAGCGGCTGGCAAGGCACCAGTGGATAGGGGTGGGCATGGTGGTCCTGGGCTCTGGGGTTATAGGGATACTTTGA
- a CDS encoding MFS transporter, which translates to MKGLVRSLRHRNFRLFFTGQAISLTGFWMQKVGTGWLVYRLTSSPMALGTVDFAASIPMLFLTPFTGALLDRWDLKSVLFLCQALCALQALALGVLTLTGLISYWHVILLSLAMGVINSFEMPTRHSLVPYLLEDRSDLGNALALNSSLFNLARLVGPSVAGFAIAKMGEGFCFMANAASYLATLKAIRMMRLPHKTRPEGERSSPLQDISEGWRYGSSNRVIRAVLLAMTALSFFAFPYLVMLPAVAKDVLQGDSRTLGFLTSATGVGGITGSLFMASGAMGMDLTRLLPRATVAFGAALVVFGLSSSPLPSMLSVGAAGFFMVLCLIGANTLLQLTSEDSKRSRVMGLYILSVMGMGPFGSLIIGGISKALTVGTALSVGGAMTALCGLGLFRAFRPGKPQDL; encoded by the coding sequence ATGAAGGGGCTTGTAAGGTCGCTTAGGCACAGGAACTTCCGGCTCTTCTTCACTGGCCAGGCCATATCGCTCACCGGGTTTTGGATGCAGAAGGTGGGCACCGGCTGGCTGGTGTACCGGCTCACCAGCTCCCCCATGGCGCTTGGGACCGTGGACTTCGCCGCCTCGATCCCCATGTTGTTTCTAACCCCCTTCACCGGGGCGCTGCTTGATCGGTGGGACCTTAAGTCCGTGCTGTTCCTGTGTCAGGCCCTGTGCGCCCTTCAGGCCCTGGCGTTAGGGGTGTTGACCCTGACGGGGCTCATATCCTACTGGCACGTGATACTCCTAAGCCTGGCCATGGGGGTCATAAACTCCTTCGAGATGCCCACCAGGCACTCCCTGGTGCCCTACCTTCTGGAGGACCGATCGGACCTTGGGAACGCCCTGGCACTGAACTCCTCCCTTTTCAACCTGGCCCGTCTGGTGGGTCCCAGCGTGGCGGGCTTCGCCATAGCCAAGATGGGGGAGGGGTTCTGCTTCATGGCCAACGCGGCCTCTTACCTGGCCACCCTTAAGGCCATAAGGATGATGCGGCTGCCCCACAAGACGAGGCCCGAAGGGGAGAGGTCTTCGCCCCTTCAGGACATCTCGGAGGGCTGGCGATACGGCTCCTCCAACCGGGTCATAAGGGCGGTGCTGCTCGCCATGACGGCCCTCTCGTTCTTCGCCTTCCCATATCTTGTGATGCTCCCCGCGGTGGCGAAGGACGTGCTCCAGGGGGACAGCAGGACCCTGGGGTTCCTCACCTCCGCCACCGGAGTCGGGGGGATAACGGGGTCCCTGTTCATGGCCTCCGGCGCCATGGGGATGGACCTAACCCGCCTGCTCCCGAGGGCCACCGTGGCGTTCGGGGCCGCCCTGGTGGTCTTTGGGCTCTCAAGCTCTCCCCTGCCATCCATGCTCTCCGTGGGCGCCGCCGGGTTCTTCATGGTCCTGTGCCTCATAGGGGCCAACACCCTGCTGCAGCTCACCTCCGAGGACTCCAAGAGAAGCCGGGTAATGGGGCTCTACATCCTATCCGTGATGGGCATGGGGCCCTTCGGAAGCCTCATAATAGGCGGCATCTCCAAGGCCTTGACCGTCGGCACCGCCCTGTCCGTCGGGGGAGCCATGACCGCCCTGTGCGGCCTGGGGCTCTTCAGGGCCTTCAGGCCGGGGAAACCCCAGGATCTCTAA
- a CDS encoding GntR family transcriptional regulator, which translates to MLIGSTAADEAYRVVRRKIMLGELKPGERLYENGLADLLGISRTPVREAFRRLDADGLINVVRNGGAWVADPSEDEIRDAFEIREVLEGMAARKGALRMKPSVIRRLEEELHREIAAVKGMDLEAYIDANWSFHRLVAESSGSRTLRECLERPLAKTFAFAVFHRDLFAEEVGEGRASTMDHQAVINALSAGDADEAERLMRLHIREVAGRMGFPFRDPGVSPA; encoded by the coding sequence TTGTTGATCGGTTCAACCGCCGCCGACGAGGCCTACAGGGTGGTTCGGCGGAAGATAATGTTGGGGGAGCTCAAGCCCGGGGAGAGGCTTTACGAGAACGGGCTGGCGGACCTTTTGGGCATAAGCAGGACCCCGGTGAGGGAGGCCTTCAGGAGGCTTGATGCGGACGGCCTCATAAACGTGGTGAGGAACGGGGGGGCCTGGGTGGCGGATCCCTCGGAGGATGAGATACGGGATGCCTTCGAGATAAGGGAGGTCCTCGAGGGCATGGCGGCCCGGAAGGGGGCCTTGCGGATGAAGCCATCGGTGATAAGGCGCCTTGAGGAGGAGCTTCACCGGGAGATCGCGGCGGTGAAGGGGATGGATCTGGAGGCCTACATAGACGCCAACTGGAGCTTCCACCGGCTGGTGGCGGAGTCATCGGGGAGCAGGACCTTGCGGGAGTGCCTGGAGCGTCCGCTGGCCAAGACCTTTGCGTTCGCGGTGTTCCACCGGGACCTCTTCGCCGAAGAGGTGGGGGAGGGCAGGGCCTCCACGATGGACCACCAGGCGGTGATAAACGCCCTGTCCGCCGGTGATGCGGATGAGGCGGAGCGCCTCATGAGGCTCCACATCCGGGAGGTGGCGGGTCGGATGGGTTTCCCCTTTAGAGATCCTGGGGTTTCCCCGGCCTGA
- a CDS encoding ribonuclease HI family protein: MSLVKGYFDGASRGNPGVAGAGALLVDDGGSVIWEYRGFLGHRTNNEAEYQALIALLEEVRRRGIRSVLVMGDSQLVISQVTGKWKINMPHLRALASRVRELCRGLEVSFKWIPREENRQADRLSNEAIDRRDLRAVGFEEGGEGTC; the protein is encoded by the coding sequence ATGAGTTTGGTAAAGGGGTATTTTGACGGAGCCTCCAGGGGCAACCCCGGCGTTGCCGGTGCCGGGGCGCTCCTTGTGGACGACGGCGGATCCGTGATCTGGGAGTACCGGGGGTTCCTCGGTCACCGGACCAACAACGAGGCGGAGTATCAGGCCTTGATAGCCCTCTTGGAGGAGGTGCGCCGCAGGGGGATAAGGTCGGTTTTGGTCATGGGGGACAGCCAGCTGGTGATAAGCCAGGTCACCGGGAAGTGGAAGATAAACATGCCCCATTTAAGGGCGCTGGCCTCCAGGGTTCGGGAACTTTGCCGGGGGCTCGAGGTATCCTTCAAGTGGATTCCCAGGGAGGAGAACCGGCAGGCGGACCGGCTGTCCAACGAGGCCATAGACAGGAGGGACCTCCGGGCCGTGGGTTTTGAAGAAGGAGGGGAAGGGACTTGTTGA
- a CDS encoding ATP-binding protein translates to MIYVFKSHRDLISAREDILKTLRELNPARALRIYVAINEALNNAFFHGKAPVTLKIEKDTKESGKGERLVISVSCGGSGFTPPKGLPEDHVPNGRGLYLMRAMANSVRFEDRGRRVVMECPTGDSSSRG, encoded by the coding sequence GTGATATACGTCTTCAAAAGCCATAGGGACCTCATATCCGCCAGGGAAGACATACTGAAAACCCTGCGGGAGCTCAACCCCGCTAGGGCCCTGCGAATCTACGTGGCCATCAACGAGGCCCTCAACAACGCCTTCTTTCACGGCAAGGCCCCGGTAACCCTTAAGATAGAAAAGGATACCAAAGAATCGGGAAAAGGGGAACGGCTTGTCATATCCGTTTCCTGCGGCGGAAGTGGTTTTACCCCGCCAAAGGGGCTTCCGGAAGACCACGTGCCCAACGGCAGGGGTCTTTACCTGATGCGGGCTATGGCGAACAGCGTTCGGTTCGAGGACCGGGGGAGACGGGTCGTCATGGAGTGCCCCACGGGGGATTCATCGTCCCGGGGTTGA
- a CDS encoding STAS domain-containing protein, translated as MSYQVSLEDQAVRVTVQGHLYVEDAADLKGLLFEHIDEGRCNFIFDFNKLDYIDSAGLGLLISIQKRVVPMGGKVLALGAHGIVREIFELTRLDRIFFPR; from the coding sequence ATGAGCTACCAGGTTTCTCTAGAAGACCAGGCTGTAAGGGTAACGGTTCAAGGACATCTCTACGTGGAGGACGCGGCGGACCTGAAGGGACTGCTGTTCGAACACATAGACGAGGGACGCTGCAACTTCATCTTCGACTTCAACAAGCTGGACTACATCGACAGCGCCGGGCTCGGGCTCCTCATAAGCATCCAGAAGCGGGTAGTGCCCATGGGGGGCAAGGTGTTGGCCCTGGGGGCCCACGGGATCGTGAGGGAGATATTCGAGCTCACCAGGCTGGACAGGATATTCTTCCCAAGGTAA
- a CDS encoding thioredoxin family protein — protein MEIQILGTGCPKCKKLQEMAEKAAAELGLNCQIRKVSDINEIMDFGVMSTPALAVDRKVLIAGQLPTYERVKELLSDI, from the coding sequence ATGGAGATCCAGATACTGGGAACCGGTTGTCCTAAGTGCAAGAAGCTTCAGGAGATGGCGGAGAAGGCCGCGGCGGAGCTGGGGTTGAACTGCCAGATCCGAAAGGTGAGCGACATAAACGAGATAATGGACTTCGGCGTCATGTCCACCCCGGCTCTGGCGGTGGACCGTAAGGTGCTCATAGCGGGTCAGCTGCCCACGTATGAGAGGGTGAAGGAGCTGCTATCCGATATTTAG
- a CDS encoding ArsR/SmtB family transcription factor, with the protein MDTDGVTGFDPRVEVLKALAHPVRLRILEALGSREMCVCQISDLFPFDRTTISKHLSLMKEAGILYCRKEGLNVYYGLRMTCLVSLVSCIGRLSSVPNGGNIEGCRSCSCG; encoded by the coding sequence TTGGATACGGACGGCGTGACCGGTTTCGATCCCCGGGTGGAGGTGCTCAAGGCCTTGGCCCACCCGGTCAGGCTTAGGATCCTGGAGGCCCTGGGAAGCCGGGAGATGTGCGTGTGCCAGATATCGGACCTGTTCCCCTTTGACAGGACCACCATAAGCAAGCATCTGTCCCTGATGAAGGAGGCGGGGATACTGTACTGCCGGAAGGAGGGCCTCAACGTCTACTACGGTCTCAGGATGACATGCCTTGTGTCACTGGTCTCCTGCATAGGCCGTCTTTCTTCCGTCCCCAATGGGGGGAACATTGAGGGATGCCGCAGCTGTTCCTGTGGTTGA
- a CDS encoding cytochrome c biogenesis CcdA family protein, with the protein MILDLLDLSALSRVGFAHKLLYAGAIGLVGALSPCFLVTAPLTMAVVGGDRDVSTRKGLLLGGCLALGIGLVYVPLGAGASALGALLGRGGGFFYGLIGGMLLLSGLAVLGLVELPTPRLRTIGFPPGPLGAVLTGSALAVVSSPCSSPFLIAMLSAAVGSGSAVSGALLMLVYSMGHSVPFILAGLSGAAIRRVIESRWLSAGERAFRLLAGLIMLAAAARFLYLAF; encoded by the coding sequence TTGATCCTCGATCTCCTTGATCTTTCTGCCCTCTCCCGGGTGGGCTTTGCCCATAAGCTGCTGTACGCAGGGGCCATAGGGCTTGTGGGCGCCCTGTCCCCCTGCTTCCTAGTCACCGCACCGCTGACCATGGCGGTGGTGGGGGGGGATAGGGACGTCTCCACCCGGAAGGGGCTGCTGCTCGGTGGGTGTCTCGCCTTGGGCATTGGGTTGGTTTACGTTCCCCTTGGGGCTGGTGCCTCCGCCCTGGGGGCCCTCTTAGGCAGGGGAGGAGGTTTTTTTTACGGCCTCATAGGTGGGATGCTCCTACTGTCCGGGCTCGCGGTCCTGGGGCTTGTGGAGCTCCCAACGCCAAGGCTTCGCACCATCGGTTTCCCCCCGGGCCCCCTTGGGGCGGTGCTCACCGGATCTGCCTTGGCGGTGGTGTCCTCTCCCTGTTCCTCCCCGTTCCTCATAGCCATGCTGAGCGCGGCGGTGGGATCCGGAAGTGCGGTAAGTGGGGCGCTACTCATGCTCGTGTATTCCATGGGGCACTCGGTGCCGTTCATCCTGGCGGGCCTTTCCGGGGCCGCCATAAGGAGAGTCATTGAGAGCCGGTGGCTCAGCGCCGGGGAAAGGGCCTTCCGCCTCCTGGCGGGGCTGATAATGCTTGCCGCCGCCGCCCGGTTCCTGTACCTGGCCTTCTAG
- a CDS encoding thioredoxin family protein yields the protein MAWKDKRLWALALAVLVIGSAWGMREWDRRREVKAGGFTFQVRDRGAISEALASPMPVMIDFGSEYCGPCREMAPELVKAERLLKGKVRVIFADVWEDQSLAKGFPLRVIPTQFFFGPKGVPMEVPKGDVLGLVEYRSGDGKHLFTFHEGPLTADEIVGLFRQMGVPVD from the coding sequence TTGGCCTGGAAGGACAAGAGGTTGTGGGCTCTGGCTTTGGCAGTGCTGGTAATAGGTTCCGCATGGGGCATGAGGGAATGGGACAGGAGGAGGGAGGTAAAGGCCGGAGGGTTTACGTTTCAGGTGAGGGACCGGGGAGCGATATCCGAGGCCTTGGCATCCCCCATGCCGGTTATGATAGACTTCGGCTCCGAGTACTGCGGTCCCTGCCGTGAGATGGCGCCGGAGCTGGTGAAGGCGGAGAGGCTGCTTAAGGGTAAGGTGCGGGTGATCTTCGCGGACGTCTGGGAGGACCAGTCCCTGGCGAAGGGTTTCCCCCTGCGGGTAATCCCCACCCAGTTCTTCTTTGGCCCCAAGGGGGTTCCCATGGAGGTGCCCAAGGGGGACGTATTGGGTCTCGTGGAGTATCGCTCCGGTGATGGGAAGCACCTTTTCACCTTCCACGAAGGGCCTCTCACCGCCGATGAGATAGTGGGGTTGTTCCGGCAGATGGGGGTGCCGGTGGATTGA
- a CDS encoding trimethylamine--corrinoid methyltransferase: MAYKGPMGLWGPPEEDHHSFSPFPVEGREDLACWIHHEVLAWMERSRPSPEGDYLFFVEGVGRLRFRLVE; this comes from the coding sequence ATGGCTTACAAGGGCCCCATGGGCCTTTGGGGTCCTCCGGAGGAGGATCATCATAGTTTCAGCCCCTTCCCGGTGGAGGGGCGGGAGGATTTGGCCTGCTGGATACATCATGAGGTTCTGGCCTGGATGGAGCGGAGCCGCCCATCCCCGGAGGGGGACTATCTATTCTTCGTCGAAGGGGTGGGGCGTCTTAGATTCCGGCTCGTGGAGTGA
- a CDS encoding (2Fe-2S)-binding protein: MNDPVVCWCSNVTEGDIIRAVEKGARTLEDVKAMTGACTLMRCKELHPEGRCCSKDIRDLLSRVAVPQGDEPPGCG, encoded by the coding sequence TTGAACGATCCGGTGGTGTGTTGGTGTTCCAACGTTACGGAGGGGGACATAATCAGGGCCGTGGAAAAGGGGGCCAGGACCCTGGAGGACGTGAAGGCCATGACCGGGGCATGCACCCTCATGAGGTGCAAGGAGCTCCACCCCGAGGGCCGTTGCTGCTCAAAGGACATCCGGGACCTGCTGTCCCGTGTTGCAGTTCCCCAAGGTGATGAGCCCCCGGGCTGCGGCTGA